From Funiculus sociatus GB2-C1, one genomic window encodes:
- a CDS encoding cyclic nucleotide-binding domain-containing protein: MNWIVTSAQQIFAGLFWLFTTPFFNIGSNSLSLGLIVQLILLALTVFVISRAISEWIKRKLLVRVGLDRGSREAIASVLSYFLVGLGFMIVLQTAGINLSSLTVFAGVIGIGVGFGLQNLASNFISGLTLLVEQPIRVGDFIEIENLLGTVENISIRSTIVRTLNGVVVIVPNIRFVENHIINWSYKDSNCRIHLPIGVAYGSDPVLVTEALLAAARVEPGVLYSPPPKVWFKAFGESSLDFELVLWIDQPQNSDPIKSSLNFLIEHEFRYRGIEIPFPQRDVTIRNLEKLENLFQKHNAADVSNGINSQNGAIASNNKLVSKSPDNWTLRDLLRRVAYFEGCSDLELRQLIEYGYRQLFPNGQVVCQENDPGDSFYIILTGSVEVFSQKAEKYIATLHQGEFFGEMSLLMGTPRSATVRTLEDSILFVVDRHDLQKLLVDHRELADQIAQKLSERQQALRDLGLLAEGITEPTPFIRIRQRIQNLFGI; the protein is encoded by the coding sequence GGCAGCAACTCTCTCTCGCTTGGTTTGATTGTCCAACTGATTTTGTTAGCCTTGACGGTATTTGTGATTTCTCGCGCCATTAGTGAGTGGATAAAGCGGAAGCTGCTGGTACGAGTGGGATTAGATAGGGGAAGTCGAGAAGCGATCGCATCCGTCCTTAGCTATTTTTTGGTAGGCTTGGGTTTTATGATTGTGCTGCAAACAGCAGGCATCAACCTCAGCTCTCTGACTGTATTTGCTGGAGTTATCGGGATTGGTGTAGGTTTCGGTTTACAAAATTTAGCCAGCAACTTTATCAGCGGACTCACGCTACTTGTTGAACAACCAATCAGAGTCGGAGACTTTATCGAAATCGAGAACCTGCTTGGAACTGTAGAAAACATTTCTATTCGCTCCACTATTGTCCGTACACTTAATGGCGTTGTCGTCATTGTTCCTAATATTCGTTTTGTCGAAAATCATATTATTAACTGGAGTTATAAAGATTCTAATTGTCGCATTCATCTTCCAATTGGCGTGGCATATGGTAGCGATCCGGTATTAGTTACAGAGGCACTTTTAGCCGCCGCTCGCGTGGAACCTGGTGTTTTATATTCTCCTCCTCCCAAAGTTTGGTTTAAAGCTTTCGGAGAAAGTTCTTTAGATTTTGAACTGGTACTTTGGATCGACCAGCCACAAAATAGCGATCCAATTAAAAGCTCTTTAAACTTTTTGATTGAGCATGAATTTCGCTATCGAGGCATTGAGATTCCTTTTCCCCAGCGAGATGTGACCATCCGAAATCTAGAAAAATTAGAAAATTTGTTTCAAAAACATAACGCCGCAGATGTTTCCAATGGCATCAACTCCCAGAATGGCGCGATCGCATCCAACAACAAGCTAGTTTCAAAATCTCCTGACAATTGGACGCTGCGCGATTTGTTGCGGCGCGTAGCATACTTTGAAGGGTGTAGTGATTTAGAATTGCGGCAATTAATTGAATACGGGTATCGGCAACTTTTTCCAAACGGACAAGTTGTATGTCAAGAGAATGACCCAGGCGATTCATTCTACATTATTCTCACCGGGTCTGTAGAAGTTTTTTCCCAAAAAGCAGAGAAATATATTGCCACGCTTCACCAAGGCGAATTTTTTGGGGAAATGTCTTTGCTGATGGGAACCCCTCGTTCAGCTACGGTTCGCACTTTGGAAGATTCAATTTTGTTTGTAGTAGATCGCCACGATTTACAGAAACTTTTGGTAGATCATCGAGAATTAGCCGATCAGATTGCTCAAAAATTATCTGAAAGGCAACAGGCGCTAAGAGATTTAGGATTACTCGCTGAAGGAATCACAGAACCGACTCCTTTTATTCGGATACGTCAACGAATTCAAAACCTTTTTGGTATTTGA